A genomic stretch from Dissulfurispira thermophila includes:
- a CDS encoding histidine triad nucleotide-binding protein: MSDCIFCKIIDKKIPAKIIYEDEHALAFEDINPQAPVHTLVIPKKHISTLLDIKEDDSNLIYHLMKVVNKIAVDKGIAERGFRVVTNCNPESGQTVYHIHLHILGGRQMHWPPG; encoded by the coding sequence ATGAGTGACTGCATATTCTGTAAGATAATTGATAAGAAGATACCAGCCAAAATAATTTATGAAGACGAGCATGCACTTGCCTTTGAGGATATAAATCCTCAGGCACCAGTTCACACACTTGTGATACCAAAGAAACACATATCAACACTTCTTGATATCAAGGAAGATGATAGTAATCTTATCTACCATCTAATGAAGGTTGTTAATAAGATTGCAGTTGACAAGGGCATTGCAGAGAGGGGATTCAGGGTTGTTACAAACTGCAATCCAGAAAGCGGGCAGACGGTGTATCATATCCATCTTCATATACTCGGAGGCCGTCAGATGCACTGGCCCCCGGGATAA
- the hisI gene encoding phosphoribosyl-AMP cyclohydrolase — protein sequence MLLELKYDEKGLIPAIIQDAENGDVLMMAYMNESSLKMTIDTGFTHFWSRSRQKYWKKGETSGNLQEVKEIFYDCDADALLIKVKQHGGVACHTGNRTCFFRKIELK from the coding sequence ATGCTGTTAGAGCTTAAATACGATGAAAAAGGTCTTATCCCTGCCATAATTCAGGATGCTGAAAACGGAGATGTGCTGATGATGGCTTATATGAATGAATCTTCCCTGAAAATGACTATAGATACAGGCTTTACTCACTTCTGGTCAAGGTCGAGACAGAAGTACTGGAAGAAAGGCGAGACTTCAGGTAATTTACAAGAGGTAAAAGAGATATTTTACGATTGTGATGCAGACGCGCTCTTGATTAAGGTTAAGCAACATGGTGGTGTGGCATGCCATACAGGCAATAGGACATGTTTTTTCAGGAAGATAGAATTGAAATAA